In the genome of Bradyrhizobium sp. CIAT3101, one region contains:
- a CDS encoding adenylate/guanylate cyclase domain-containing protein — protein MAATALSRLPELVRSTSARQVRLVCGVILFAYVVSHFLNHALGNISVEAMQVGVSYHMAFWQFLPVAIVFYGAALTHMGLGVYALYQRRQFRWRTIEPLQLVLGLSIPALVMAHVIGVRLGQTLYGHEKLYPQELYLFFVVAPARLWTMTLLLIVAWVHGCIGIFFWLRLKPFFIRAAPYLLAAAVLIPTLALLGIYQGGRSVAADSEDADWRKQNYTQREVGTFAQAATLDRITGGLTMGYFGLLGLVLLGRGVRGWRERRGGMIALSYGNGKTVRVPKGLSVLEASLRHNVPHASVCGGRARCSTCRIRIIGDHGALPEPSQREAFVLARVGTADPSIRLACQLRPDTDLSFFQLFMPHTLSANAHASAPARIGQERYLVSLFVDMRGSTQLAEKRLPFDTVFIVNRFLGAVSQAVIENGGQPNQFVGDGMLALFGLTSDPHTACRQALKAVAGIATHVDELNELLSHDLRQPIRFGIGVHGGEVIIGDIGYRDHIVFTALGDAVNVAARLQDMTKTLACEAIVSEEVRRTAGLHEDALPQQEVAIRGRDEPMVVRVVTDTRTLSALIAGGERVAA, from the coding sequence ATGGCCGCCACCGCCCTTTCACGATTGCCCGAACTCGTCCGCTCGACCAGCGCGCGGCAGGTGCGGCTGGTGTGCGGCGTCATCCTGTTCGCTTACGTGGTCAGCCATTTCCTCAACCATGCGCTCGGCAACATCTCGGTCGAGGCCATGCAGGTCGGGGTCTCCTACCACATGGCGTTCTGGCAGTTCCTGCCGGTCGCGATCGTGTTCTATGGCGCAGCCCTGACCCATATGGGGCTCGGTGTCTACGCGCTGTACCAACGCCGCCAGTTCCGCTGGCGGACGATCGAGCCGCTGCAGCTCGTGCTCGGCTTGAGCATCCCGGCGCTGGTGATGGCGCATGTCATCGGCGTGCGACTGGGCCAGACGCTGTACGGGCACGAGAAGCTCTATCCGCAGGAGCTGTATCTGTTCTTCGTCGTGGCGCCGGCCCGGCTCTGGACGATGACGCTCCTGCTGATCGTCGCCTGGGTGCACGGCTGCATCGGCATCTTCTTCTGGCTCCGGCTCAAGCCTTTCTTCATCCGCGCGGCGCCGTATCTGCTGGCGGCCGCCGTGCTGATCCCGACGCTGGCGCTGCTCGGCATCTACCAGGGTGGCCGGAGTGTCGCCGCCGACAGCGAGGATGCTGACTGGCGCAAGCAGAATTATACGCAGCGCGAGGTCGGCACATTCGCGCAGGCCGCTACGCTCGACCGCATCACCGGCGGACTGACGATGGGTTATTTCGGCCTGCTCGGGCTGGTGCTGCTCGGGCGTGGCGTACGCGGCTGGCGCGAGCGGCGCGGCGGCATGATCGCGCTGTCCTACGGCAACGGCAAGACGGTGCGGGTCCCCAAGGGCCTCTCCGTGCTGGAAGCGAGCCTGCGCCACAACGTGCCGCATGCCAGCGTCTGCGGCGGCCGTGCGCGCTGCTCGACCTGCCGCATCCGCATCATCGGCGACCATGGCGCCCTGCCCGAACCGTCGCAGCGCGAGGCCTTCGTGCTGGCGCGCGTCGGCACCGCCGATCCCTCGATCCGGCTTGCCTGCCAGCTGCGGCCTGACACCGATCTCTCCTTCTTCCAGCTGTTCATGCCGCACACGCTGTCGGCCAACGCGCATGCATCCGCGCCCGCCCGAATCGGCCAGGAGCGCTATCTCGTCAGCCTGTTCGTGGACATGCGCGGCTCGACACAGCTCGCCGAGAAGCGGCTGCCGTTCGATACGGTCTTCATCGTCAACCGCTTCCTCGGCGCGGTGTCGCAGGCCGTGATCGAGAATGGCGGCCAGCCGAACCAGTTCGTCGGCGACGGCATGCTGGCGCTGTTCGGCCTCACCAGCGATCCGCACACCGCCTGCCGCCAAGCATTGAAGGCGGTGGCCGGCATCGCGACCCATGTCGACGAGCTCAACGAGCTCTTGAGCCACGATCTGCGCCAGCCGATCCGCTTCGGCATCGGCGTGCATGGCGGCGAGGTCATCATCGGCGACATCGGCTATCGCGACCACATCGTCTTCACCGCACTCGGCGACGCCGTCAACGTCGCGGCCAGGCTTCAGGACATGACCAAGACGCTCGCCTGCGAGGCGATCGTCTCCGAAGAGGTCCGCCGCACCGCCGGCCTGCACGAGGATGCGCTGCCGCAGCAGGAGGTCGCGATCCGCGGCCGCGACGAACCGATGGTCGTGCGCGTCGTCACCGACACCAGGACCTTGTCCGCCCTCATCGCCGGCGGCGAACGCGTCGCGGCGTAA
- a CDS encoding molybdopterin-dependent oxidoreductase, translated as MFDRRDLLKGAGLAAMAATLNSTRALALDTVTLPFANGERPLVKYPQKRPMIGLTSRPPQLETPFAVFNDGPITPNNAFFVRYHLAGLPYDLDPDTFTLEVKGKVDKPLKLSLKDIRKMKATEIVAVNQCSGNSRGLVEPRVAGGQLGNGAMGNARWRGVPLKAVLEMAGVQAGAKQVVFAGMDGPVSDKTPDFAKALDLAHATDGEVMLAYGMNGDELPFLNGFPLRLVVPGYYGTYWVKHLNEITVVDTIYDGFWMKSAYRIPDTPNNSIEPGTAPKATIPINRFTIRSFITSVTDGAKLKAGRTTLRGIAFDGGKGIKDVSISTDGGKTWASAKLGKDLGNYSFREWKLPVKLAAGQVELRVRATSNAGETQPETPRWNPAGYLRNVVETIRVSVA; from the coding sequence ATGTTCGATCGACGCGACCTGCTCAAAGGAGCGGGCCTTGCCGCTATGGCGGCCACACTGAATTCCACCAGAGCGCTGGCACTCGACACCGTGACGCTGCCCTTCGCCAATGGCGAGCGGCCGCTGGTGAAATATCCGCAGAAGCGGCCGATGATCGGGCTGACGAGCCGGCCGCCGCAACTCGAGACGCCGTTCGCGGTGTTCAACGACGGCCCGATCACGCCGAACAACGCGTTCTTCGTGCGCTATCACCTCGCCGGCCTCCCCTACGATCTCGATCCCGACACGTTCACGCTCGAGGTCAAGGGCAAGGTCGACAAGCCGCTGAAGCTGTCGCTGAAGGACATCCGCAAGATGAAGGCGACCGAGATCGTCGCCGTCAACCAGTGCTCCGGCAACAGCCGTGGCCTCGTCGAGCCGCGCGTTGCCGGCGGCCAGCTCGGCAATGGCGCGATGGGCAATGCGCGCTGGCGCGGCGTGCCGCTGAAGGCGGTGCTGGAGATGGCGGGCGTGCAGGCGGGTGCGAAGCAGGTCGTATTCGCAGGCATGGACGGCCCGGTGAGCGACAAGACGCCCGACTTCGCCAAGGCGCTCGACCTCGCGCACGCCACCGACGGCGAGGTGATGCTGGCCTACGGCATGAACGGCGACGAGCTGCCGTTCCTCAACGGCTTCCCGCTGCGCCTGGTCGTGCCCGGCTATTACGGCACCTACTGGGTCAAGCACCTCAACGAGATCACCGTCGTCGACACGATCTATGACGGCTTCTGGATGAAGTCGGCCTATCGCATCCCGGACACGCCGAACAATTCGATCGAGCCCGGCACCGCGCCGAAGGCGACGATCCCGATCAACCGCTTCACCATCCGCTCCTTCATCACCAGCGTGACCGATGGCGCCAAGCTGAAGGCGGGGCGCACGACGCTGCGCGGCATCGCCTTCGACGGCGGCAAGGGCATCAAGGACGTCTCGATCTCGACCGATGGCGGCAAGACCTGGGCCTCCGCCAAGCTCGGCAAGGATCTCGGCAACTACTCATTCCGCGAATGGAAACTGCCGGTGAAGCTTGCCGCGGGCCAGGTCGAGCTCAGGGTGCGCGCCACCAGCAATGCCGGCGAGACGCAGCCGGAGACGCCGCGCTGGAACCCGGCGGGATACTTGCGCAACGTCGTCGAAACCATCCGCGTCAGCGTGGCCTGA
- a CDS encoding cytochrome c, with translation MQRTVLLTITLAAIAAVGSALAAPVNYKTPDEVAAFKPGPNLEVVQGNCAACHSSDYIATQPPMKDKKAFWQAEVTKMIKVYGAPIDDADVGKIVDYLAATY, from the coding sequence ATGCAGCGCACCGTTCTCCTCACCATCACGCTTGCCGCCATTGCCGCGGTGGGTTCGGCGCTGGCCGCGCCGGTCAATTACAAGACGCCGGATGAGGTCGCAGCCTTCAAGCCGGGCCCCAATCTCGAGGTCGTGCAGGGCAATTGCGCCGCCTGCCACTCGTCCGACTACATCGCCACGCAGCCGCCGATGAAGGACAAGAAAGCGTTCTGGCAGGCCGAGGTGACCAAGATGATCAAGGTCTATGGCGCACCGATCGACGATGCCGACGTCGGCAAGATCGTGGACTATCTGGCCGCGACTTATTGA
- a CDS encoding cold-shock protein, whose amino-acid sequence MAKGTVKWFNPTKGYGFIQPASGGKDVFVHISAVQKAGLSSLNEGQTVEYEEIANRGKTSAENLKV is encoded by the coding sequence ATGGCTAAAGGTACGGTCAAGTGGTTCAACCCGACCAAGGGTTATGGATTTATCCAGCCTGCGTCGGGCGGCAAGGATGTGTTCGTGCATATCTCGGCAGTGCAGAAAGCCGGTCTGTCCTCCCTCAATGAGGGCCAGACGGTTGAGTATGAAGAGATCGCAAACCGGGGCAAGACATCCGCAGAGAACCTCAAAGTATAA
- a CDS encoding Lrp/AsnC ligand binding domain-containing protein has product MELDRIDRKILSILQEDGRIANVELAERIGLSPTSVGERLKRLQREGFVEGYGARLNPHRLGLGLLVFVEVLLDKTTPDNFERFARAVKLAPEVLECHMVAGGFDYLVKARLADMTAYRRFLGETLLSMPGVRETRTYAVMEEIKRDAPLPVG; this is encoded by the coding sequence ATGGAACTCGATCGAATCGACCGGAAGATCCTCTCGATTTTGCAGGAGGATGGGCGAATCGCCAATGTCGAGCTGGCGGAGCGCATCGGGCTGTCGCCGACCTCGGTCGGCGAGCGGCTCAAGCGCCTGCAGCGCGAGGGCTTTGTCGAGGGCTACGGGGCGCGGCTCAATCCGCACCGGCTTGGGCTCGGCCTGCTGGTGTTCGTCGAGGTGCTGCTCGACAAGACCACGCCGGACAATTTCGAGCGCTTTGCGCGCGCGGTGAAACTCGCGCCCGAAGTGCTCGAGTGTCACATGGTTGCCGGAGGCTTCGACTATCTAGTGAAGGCGCGGCTGGCCGACATGACCGCGTACCGGCGCTTCCTCGGCGAGACGCTGCTGTCGATGCCGGGTGTGCGCGAGACGCGCACCTATGCGGTGATGGAAGAGATCAAGCGCGACGCACCGTTGCCGGTTGGCTGA
- the putA gene encoding bifunctional proline dehydrogenase/L-glutamate gamma-semialdehyde dehydrogenase PutA, whose protein sequence is MPNIPPPFTAPYAPDDADIAARLFPSAHLSSPQEARIDRTATRLIEAIRKRDDRLGGVEDMLREFALSTKEGLALMVLAEALLRVPDARTADQFIEDKLGEGDFIHHETKSTAFLVNASAWALGLSARVIQPGETPDGTIGRLVKRLGAPAVRTATRQAMRLMGNHFVLGETIEQALERGKPRSGERPRYSFDMLGEGARTAADAKRYFDAYASAIETIGKAAGNHPLPDRPGISVKLSALHPRFEAISRARVMAELVPQLLDLARRARAYDLNFTVDAEEADRLELSLDVIAATLADPSLEGWDGFGLAIQAYQKRASAVIDYVHELARAHDRKLMVRLVKGAYWDTEIKRAQERGLDGYPVFTRKAMTDLNYVACAAKLLALRPRIFPQFATHNALTVATVLELAGDAGSFEFQRLHGMGEALYEQLAKDHPEISYRTYAPVGSHRDLLAYLVRRLLENGANSSFVAQAADYRVPVPALLKRPVDLIVRPDHAHHAKIPLPGDLFAPERHNSAGIEFGERAALDRMLADVKAGTTDLRPVADATPEQVGAAIAAARAGFAAWSRTPAATRAAALEQAAHLLESRGTYFIGLLQREGGKTLDDALSELREAADFCRYYAAQGRKLFGGKVAMPGPTGESNALTMRGRGVFVAISPWNFPLAIFLGQVTAALMAGNSVVAKPAEQTPRIAREAIALLHEAGIPASALHLVTGDGRIGAALTAHPDIAGVVFTGSTEVARHINRTLAAKDGPIVPLIAETGGINAMIADATALPEQVADDVVTSAFRSAGQRCSALRLLFVQEDVADRIIEMIAGAARELKIGDPADVATHVGPVIDDEAKQRLDAHISRMKKEARLHFAGHAPEGCFVAPHIFELKNASQLTEEVFGPILHVVRYRAETLERVLQAIERTGYGLTLGVHSRIDDTVEAIIDRVQVGNIYVNRNMIGAVVGVQPFGGNGLSGTGPKAGGPHYLARFATEQTVTINTAAAGGNAALLAGDPPAP, encoded by the coding sequence ATGCCGAACATTCCGCCGCCCTTCACCGCCCCCTACGCGCCCGACGATGCCGACATCGCTGCGCGCCTGTTTCCGTCTGCACATCTAAGCTCGCCGCAGGAGGCGCGGATTGACCGCACCGCCACCCGGCTGATCGAGGCGATCCGCAAGCGTGACGACCGGCTCGGCGGCGTCGAGGACATGCTGCGGGAGTTCGCGCTCTCGACCAAGGAAGGGCTGGCACTGATGGTGCTGGCGGAAGCGCTGCTGCGCGTGCCGGACGCGCGCACCGCCGACCAGTTCATCGAGGACAAGCTCGGCGAAGGCGACTTCATCCATCACGAGACCAAGTCCACGGCGTTCCTGGTCAACGCCTCGGCCTGGGCGCTCGGCCTGTCGGCGCGCGTGATCCAGCCCGGCGAGACGCCCGACGGGACCATCGGCCGCCTGGTGAAGCGGCTGGGCGCGCCGGCCGTGCGCACCGCCACGCGCCAGGCGATGCGGCTGATGGGCAATCATTTCGTGCTCGGCGAGACCATCGAGCAGGCGCTGGAGCGGGGCAAGCCGCGCTCGGGAGAGAGGCCACGCTACTCCTTCGACATGCTCGGCGAAGGCGCGCGAACCGCAGCGGACGCGAAGCGCTATTTCGACGCCTATGCCAGCGCGATCGAAACCATCGGCAAGGCGGCGGGCAACCATCCCCTGCCCGACCGGCCCGGCATCTCCGTGAAGCTCTCGGCGCTGCATCCGCGCTTCGAGGCGATCAGCCGCGCGCGCGTGATGGCCGAGTTGGTGCCGCAATTGCTGGATCTGGCCCGGCGGGCCAGGGCGTATGACCTCAACTTCACCGTCGATGCCGAGGAAGCCGATCGGCTCGAGCTGTCGCTCGACGTCATCGCGGCAACGCTCGCCGATCCCTCGCTCGAAGGCTGGGACGGCTTTGGCCTCGCAATCCAGGCCTATCAGAAGCGCGCCAGCGCAGTGATCGACTACGTCCACGAGCTTGCACGTGCGCACGACCGCAAGCTGATGGTGCGGCTGGTCAAGGGCGCCTATTGGGACACCGAGATCAAGCGCGCGCAGGAGCGCGGGCTCGACGGCTACCCCGTGTTCACGCGCAAGGCGATGACGGATCTGAATTACGTCGCCTGCGCGGCGAAGCTGCTCGCATTGCGGCCGCGCATCTTCCCGCAGTTCGCGACCCACAACGCGCTCACCGTCGCAACCGTGCTGGAGCTCGCCGGCGATGCCGGCAGCTTCGAATTCCAGCGCCTGCACGGCATGGGCGAGGCGCTCTACGAGCAGCTCGCCAAGGATCATCCTGAGATCTCCTACCGCACCTATGCACCGGTCGGCAGCCATCGCGATCTGCTCGCCTATCTGGTGCGCCGGCTGCTCGAGAACGGCGCCAATTCCTCCTTCGTGGCGCAGGCGGCCGATTACCGCGTCCCCGTCCCGGCGCTGCTGAAGCGCCCGGTCGATCTCATCGTTCGTCCCGATCACGCCCATCACGCCAAAATCCCGCTGCCGGGCGATCTCTTTGCGCCGGAGCGGCATAACTCAGCCGGGATCGAGTTCGGCGAGCGCGCGGCGCTCGACCGGATGCTCGCCGATGTCAAGGCTGGCACGACCGATCTCAGGCCGGTCGCCGACGCAACGCCCGAGCAGGTAGGCGCAGCGATCGCCGCAGCCCGCGCGGGCTTTGCGGCCTGGAGCCGGACGCCTGCGGCGACACGCGCGGCGGCGCTGGAGCAGGCCGCGCATCTGTTGGAGAGCCGCGGCACGTATTTCATCGGGCTGCTTCAGCGCGAAGGCGGCAAGACGCTCGACGACGCGCTGTCCGAGCTGCGCGAAGCCGCCGATTTCTGTCGCTACTACGCGGCGCAGGGCCGAAAACTGTTCGGCGGCAAGGTCGCGATGCCGGGCCCGACCGGCGAGAGCAATGCGCTTACCATGCGCGGCCGCGGCGTCTTCGTGGCGATCTCGCCATGGAATTTTCCGTTGGCGATCTTCCTGGGCCAGGTCACGGCTGCACTGATGGCCGGCAACAGCGTCGTCGCAAAGCCCGCGGAGCAAACGCCGCGTATCGCGCGCGAGGCTATCGCCCTTCTGCATGAGGCTGGTATCCCCGCAAGCGCGCTGCATCTCGTCACCGGCGACGGCCGCATCGGCGCCGCGCTGACCGCACATCCGGATATTGCCGGCGTCGTCTTCACCGGCTCGACCGAGGTTGCGCGCCACATCAACCGGACGCTTGCGGCCAAGGATGGGCCGATCGTGCCGCTGATCGCAGAGACCGGCGGCATCAACGCCATGATCGCGGATGCCACTGCGCTGCCCGAACAGGTCGCCGACGACGTCGTCACCTCCGCGTTCCGTTCCGCAGGCCAGCGCTGCTCGGCGTTGCGGCTGCTGTTCGTGCAGGAGGACGTCGCCGATCGCATCATCGAGATGATCGCGGGCGCGGCGCGCGAGTTGAAGATCGGCGACCCCGCCGACGTCGCGACCCATGTCGGCCCTGTCATCGACGACGAGGCCAAGCAGCGGCTCGATGCGCACATCTCGCGGATGAAGAAAGAGGCGCGGCTGCACTTTGCAGGTCACGCGCCTGAGGGCTGCTTCGTCGCGCCGCATATCTTTGAACTCAAGAATGCCAGCCAGCTCACCGAAGAGGTGTTCGGCCCGATCCTGCATGTGGTGCGCTACCGCGCCGAGACCCTCGAACGCGTGCTGCAAGCGATCGAGCGCACCGGCTACGGGCTGACGCTCGGCGTGCATTCCCGCATCGACGACACGGTCGAGGCCATCATCGACCGTGTCCAGGTCGGCAACATCTACGTCAACCGCAACATGATCGGCGCCGTGGTCGGCGTGCAGCCGTTCGGCGGCAACGGCCTGTCCGGCACCGGCCCGAAGGCCGGCGGCCCGCATTATCTCGCGCGCTTTGCCACCGAGCAGACCGTGACCATCAACACCGCGGCCGCCGGCGGCAATGCCGCCCTGCTGGCCGGCGACCCGCCCGCACCCTAA
- a CDS encoding L-dopachrome tautomerase-related protein, translating to MRRVRRDLICASIAVVCLGGAAQAQEQGGKAEIFARLPQSVGNIAFTPDNQLIFSHHPFYEPDLRVARLTSPTTFEPFPNAEWNAPRKGTDQYLDNVLGLRSDESGVVWIIDMGFRTPITPKLVGWNTRANRLERIYYMPEPVTVTGSQPQDIVIDQKHRKFYIADENIGPGGDGSHAAIIVIDMDTGAARRVLDGDRSTVPENIPITVDGNELTVPGKDGKQSIIKVGCDGITMDVNSEWVYFAPLSGRSLYRIKAADLGNEKLGSEELSKRVERYSDKPNNGGLSIDYAGNIYLTAVETRSIGIIGADRKYRTYLNDADMVWPDGITASPDGYMYVSASQVSAAAMFHNGKAENKTPYLIYRFKPEAAGYISR from the coding sequence ATGAGACGTGTGAGGCGAGATCTGATCTGTGCATCGATAGCCGTTGTGTGTCTCGGTGGAGCGGCCCAGGCCCAGGAGCAGGGCGGTAAGGCGGAGATCTTCGCCAGGCTGCCTCAGTCCGTCGGCAACATTGCGTTCACGCCGGACAATCAGCTGATCTTCAGTCACCATCCGTTCTATGAGCCCGATCTGAGAGTGGCCCGGCTCACGTCGCCGACGACTTTCGAGCCCTTTCCGAATGCCGAGTGGAACGCGCCAAGGAAGGGAACCGATCAATACCTCGACAACGTGCTCGGCTTGCGATCCGACGAAAGCGGGGTCGTATGGATCATCGATATGGGGTTTCGGACCCCGATTACGCCAAAGCTCGTCGGCTGGAATACGCGAGCGAACAGGCTCGAGCGAATCTACTACATGCCGGAGCCGGTCACGGTGACGGGATCTCAACCGCAAGACATCGTGATCGATCAGAAGCATCGCAAATTCTATATCGCCGATGAAAACATCGGGCCGGGAGGCGACGGCTCTCATGCGGCGATCATCGTGATCGACATGGACACCGGTGCCGCGCGGCGCGTGCTGGATGGCGATCGATCGACCGTTCCCGAAAATATCCCGATCACGGTGGACGGCAACGAGCTGACCGTGCCGGGCAAGGACGGCAAGCAATCCATCATCAAGGTCGGCTGCGACGGCATCACGATGGACGTCAATTCGGAGTGGGTCTACTTCGCTCCGCTGAGCGGCCGGTCGCTTTATCGGATCAAGGCCGCCGATCTCGGCAACGAGAAGCTCGGGTCCGAAGAATTGAGCAAGCGGGTCGAACGCTATTCCGACAAGCCGAATAATGGCGGGCTATCGATCGACTACGCGGGAAATATCTACCTGACCGCCGTTGAAACCAGGTCGATCGGCATCATCGGGGCGGACCGGAAATATCGAACCTATCTCAATGATGCCGACATGGTGTGGCCGGACGGCATTACGGCGTCTCCCGACGGGTACATGTACGTGTCCGCGTCCCAGGTCTCCGCAGCCGCGATGTTTCACAACGGCAAGGCAGAGAACAAGACGCCCTATCTGATCTATCGGTTCAAGCCGGAGGCCGCGGGCTACATCTCCCGTTAG
- a CDS encoding helix-turn-helix domain-containing protein: MAKPRHSRFDCAPGCTVEAAISLIDGKWKCVILFHLLEGTVRFNEIKRRIPAVTHRTLTNQLRELEMDGLIVRTVYPQVPPKVEYSLSELGRSMTPVLTALKAWGDSNIGLFTSRVSVAA, from the coding sequence ATGGCCAAACCTCGGCACTCGCGCTTCGATTGCGCCCCGGGCTGCACGGTCGAAGCCGCCATCAGCCTCATCGATGGAAAATGGAAATGCGTCATCCTCTTCCACCTTCTGGAAGGGACGGTTCGCTTCAACGAAATCAAGCGGCGAATTCCTGCCGTCACGCACAGGACTCTTACAAATCAACTCCGCGAACTCGAAATGGACGGATTGATTGTACGAACGGTCTATCCGCAGGTACCGCCGAAGGTGGAATACAGTCTTTCGGAATTGGGAAGAAGCATGACGCCTGTGCTGACGGCGTTGAAAGCCTGGGGCGACTCCAACATCGGCTTGTTCACCAGCCGCGTGTCCGTCGCGGCCTGA
- a CDS encoding tetratricopeptide repeat protein, producing MMSISFVRLAAPVVLIGWFCGGGSVWAGDLEDCGGPPSEKVEPACSAIIGDQSRAADDRLRAYVNRSRLFMGRSNLDAALADADAAVQLNPKSVPALLSRGYARQRKGNADGALADANQAIELDPKNPNAFALRGGLKIDQKQWTDAAADFSQAITLRQDYAPAYVGRARASIETSQLDQAMSDLNTAISMNASLPSAFFWRGQVYRRKGDIDHAIEDFSRAIAQTPQPDRGSYFARGQLFNAKGDYARAIADFDKVLSVAPNDPAALQQKQSAIAMQAELAKVHGGQPAVVAPKEAAAAPPPVAPQPTAPMAIIPKGTFPALPPSLTEAAQLITQKKYAEALPRLNTVLAADPNNQAALKFRVAANLSLSHFAEARTDIDALLRMKPNDGPLLVSHAVASIGMKQFDQATADANQALSVNPNDAAAYICRGMAYRLTGKFQDALADFDRSISLNDKDYMAYAERGQAYMGLNQMDKAVVDFDHSLVLNPVNDTARAARGLVLLLKGNSAEGLVDVKNALDRNPNNQVAELGQGLAMLLSGQFDRAIVALDQIVGKQPALDAFVRTLRARAYLGKKDAAGAMTDLNLVLGTRPDDADALSLRGIAFTSMKQYDKALDDLGKAIAQKPTIERYFARAGVYEAKGDVDKATGDYRSATQMNPANVFDIAAQAQSKLKIQQLSKRIPCGSSGRGSKDDTCL from the coding sequence ATGATGTCGATTTCTTTCGTCCGTCTGGCGGCGCCGGTCGTGTTGATCGGCTGGTTCTGCGGGGGCGGTTCGGTCTGGGCTGGCGATCTCGAAGATTGTGGCGGCCCGCCGTCCGAGAAGGTCGAGCCGGCGTGCTCCGCCATCATTGGCGATCAATCGCGCGCCGCGGATGATCGGTTGCGCGCCTATGTGAACAGATCGCGCCTGTTCATGGGACGCTCGAACCTCGATGCGGCGCTGGCCGACGCGGATGCTGCGGTCCAGCTCAACCCGAAATCGGTGCCCGCCCTGCTGTCGCGCGGCTATGCCCGGCAGCGGAAAGGCAATGCCGACGGTGCGCTGGCCGATGCCAACCAGGCCATCGAGCTCGACCCCAAGAACCCGAATGCGTTTGCATTGCGGGGAGGATTGAAAATCGACCAGAAGCAGTGGACCGACGCGGCTGCGGATTTCAGCCAGGCCATCACTCTGCGGCAAGACTACGCGCCAGCCTATGTCGGGCGCGCGCGGGCCTCTATCGAGACGTCGCAACTTGACCAGGCCATGAGCGATCTCAACACCGCGATCTCGATGAATGCGAGCCTGCCCAGCGCCTTCTTCTGGCGTGGACAGGTCTATCGCCGCAAGGGTGACATCGACCACGCCATCGAGGATTTTTCACGCGCGATCGCGCAGACGCCGCAGCCCGATCGGGGCTCCTATTTCGCGCGGGGACAGCTGTTCAACGCCAAGGGCGATTACGCGCGTGCGATCGCGGACTTCGACAAGGTGCTGTCGGTGGCCCCGAACGATCCTGCGGCGCTTCAGCAGAAGCAGTCTGCGATCGCCATGCAGGCCGAGCTTGCGAAGGTGCATGGCGGGCAGCCCGCTGTCGTAGCGCCCAAGGAGGCCGCTGCCGCCCCGCCGCCCGTCGCGCCGCAACCGACCGCTCCAATGGCGATCATCCCGAAGGGAACCTTCCCGGCGCTGCCGCCGTCTTTGACCGAGGCAGCGCAATTGATCACGCAGAAAAAATATGCCGAGGCCCTGCCGCGTCTCAACACGGTGCTCGCGGCCGATCCGAACAACCAGGCCGCGCTCAAGTTCCGGGTCGCTGCGAACCTGTCGCTCTCTCATTTCGCGGAGGCGCGGACCGACATCGATGCGCTGCTCAGGATGAAGCCGAACGATGGACCGTTGCTGGTGTCCCATGCTGTCGCTTCGATCGGAATGAAGCAGTTCGACCAGGCGACAGCCGACGCCAATCAGGCGCTCAGCGTCAATCCGAACGATGCGGCTGCCTATATCTGCCGCGGCATGGCATACCGCCTGACCGGAAAGTTTCAGGACGCTCTTGCCGATTTCGACCGCTCGATCTCGCTCAACGACAAGGACTACATGGCCTACGCCGAGCGCGGTCAGGCCTATATGGGCCTCAACCAGATGGACAAGGCGGTCGTCGATTTCGACCATTCGCTGGTCCTCAACCCCGTCAACGACACCGCGCGCGCCGCACGAGGCCTCGTGCTGCTGCTGAAGGGGAATAGCGCGGAGGGCCTGGTCGACGTCAAGAACGCGCTCGACCGCAATCCCAACAACCAGGTTGCCGAGCTCGGCCAGGGCCTGGCAATGCTGCTCTCCGGGCAATTCGACCGTGCGATCGTGGCGCTCGACCAGATTGTCGGCAAGCAGCCGGCGCTGGATGCATTCGTGCGGACGCTGCGTGCGCGCGCCTATCTCGGCAAGAAGGATGCCGCCGGTGCCATGACCGACCTCAATCTGGTGCTGGGGACGCGCCCCGACGATGCAGACGCGCTCAGCCTGCGCGGCATCGCCTTCACGTCGATGAAGCAATACGACAAGGCTTTGGACGATCTCGGCAAGGCGATTGCGCAGAAGCCGACGATCGAGCGCTATTTCGCGCGCGCGGGCGTCTACGAGGCCAAGGGCGATGTGGACAAGGCCACCGGCGATTATCGCAGCGCCACCCAGATGAATCCGGCCAACGTGTTCGATATCGCGGCGCAGGCCCAGTCCAAGCTGAAGATCCAGCAACTCTCGAAGCGCATCCCTTGCGGCAGCTCCGGGCGCGGCAGCAAAGACGATACCTGCCTCTAG